The nucleotide sequence CCCTCGCGCATCGGCCTCCTGCTCGACATGACGTTGAAGGATCTCGAGCGGATCCTCTACTTCGAATACTACGTCGTGTTGGAGCCGGGCCTCACCGCGCTGAAGGACCGCCAGCTCCTGTCGGAAGACGAGTATCTGAAGGCGCAGGACGAGTACGGCCAGGATTCCTTCACCGCCATGATCGGTGCCGAGGCGATCCGCGAGCTGCTCAAGGGCATGGACCTCGAGAAGCTCGAGGCGTCCTTGCGCGTCGAGATGCAGGAGACCGACTCCGACATCAAGCACAAGAAGCTCGCCAAGCGCCTGAAGATCGTCGAAGCGTTCCGCCATTCCGGCAACAAGCCGGAATGGATGATCATGACCGTGATCCCGGTGATCCCGCCGGATCTGCGTCCGCTGGTGCCGCTGGACGGCGGCCGCTTCGCGACCTCGGACCTCAACGACCTCTACCGCCGCGTCATCAACCGCAACAACCGCTTGAAGCGGCTGATGGAGCTGCGTGCGCCGGACATCATCATCCGCAACGAGAAGCGCATGCTTCAGGAGGCCGTCGACGCGCTGTTCGACAACGGCCGCCGCGGCCGCGTCATCACTGGCGCCAACAAGCGCCCGCTAAAGTCGCTCGCCGACATGCTCAAGGGCAAGCAGGGCCGCTTCCGTCAGAACCTGCTCGGCAAGCGTGTCGACTATTCGGGCCGTTCGGTGATCGTGGTCGGTCCCGAGCTGCGCCTGCATCAGTGCGGCCTGCCGAAGAAGATGGCGCTCGAGCTGTTCAAGCCGTTCATCTACTCGCGGCTTGACGCCAAGGGCCTGTCCACCACCGTGAAGCAGGCGAAGAAGCTGGTCGAGAAGGAGCGGCCCGAAGTCTGGGACATCCTGGACGAGGTGATCCGCGAGCATCCGGTGCTGCTCAACCGCGCGCCGACGCTGCACCGCCTCGGCATCCAGGCGTTCGAGCCCGTGCTGATCGAGGGCAAGGCGATCCAGCTCCACCCGCTGGTCTGCGCCGCGTTCAACGCCGACTTCGACGGCGACCAGATGGCCGTGCACGTTCCGCTGTCGCTGGAAGCGCAGCTCGAAGCGCGCGTCCTGATGATGTCGACCAACAACATCCTGCATCCGGCGAACGGCCAGCCGATCATCGTGCCGTCGCAGGACATCGTGCTCGGTCTCTACTATCTCTCGATCCTGCGCGAAGGCATGCCCGGCGAGGGCAAGGTGTTCGGCGAGATGTCCGAGCTCGAGCACGCGCTGCATTCGAAGGTCATCCACCTCCACACCAAGATCAAGTATCGGTGGGAAGGCATCGGCGAGGACGGCAAGCCGGCCCGCCGCTGGATCGAGACCACGCCCGGCCGCATCATGCTCGGCAACGTGCTGCCGAAGCACCCCAAGATCTCGTACGACATCATCAACAAGCTGATGACCAAGCGCGAGATTTCGGGCGTGATCGACCAAGTCTACCGTCACTGCGGCCAGAAGGAGACTGTGATCTTCTGCGACCGCATCATGGCGCTCGGCTTCTACAACGCCTTCAAGGCCGGCATCTCGTTCGGCAAGGACGACATGGTCGTGCCGCACGGCAAGTGGAAGATCGTCGACACCACCCGTACGCTGGCGAAGGATTTCGAGCAGCAGTACAATGACGGTCTGATCACCCACGGCGAGAAGTACAACAAGGTCGTCGACGCCTGGTCGAAGGCGACCGAAGAAATCGCCAAGGCGATGATGAAGGAGATCTCCGCCACCAAGAAGACGTCGAGCGGAGCCGATGCCGACATCAACTCGATCTACATGATGGCTCACTCCGGTGCGCGTGGTTCGCCGGCGCAGATGCGCCAGCTCGCCGGCATGCGCGGCCTGATGGCCAAGCCGTCGGGCGAGATCATCGAGACGCCGATCATCTCGAACTTCAAGGAAGGCCTCTCGGTGCTCGAGTACTTCAACTCGACCCACGGCGCCCGCAAGGGCCTCGCGGACACCGCGTTGAAGACCGCGAACTCCGGTTACCTGACCCGTCGTCTGGTCGACGTGGCGCAGGACTGCATCATCACGCAGGACGATTGCGGCACCAAGCTCGGCATCAAGATGCGCGCCATCGTCGATGCCGGCACCGTGGTCGCCTCGCTCGGCTCGCGCATCCTCGGACGCGTGGCCTGCGATGACGTGCGCGACAGCACCGGCAAGGTGATCGTCAAGCGCGGCACGCTGATGGAAGAGAGCCACGTGGATGCCATCCACCAGGGCGGCGTCCAGGAGGTGAAGATCCGTTCGGCGCTGACCTGCGAGCTCGTCAACGGCATCTGCGGCAAGTGCTACGGCCGCGACCTCGCCCGCGGCACGCCGGTCAACCACGGCGAAGCGGTCGGCGTCATCGCGGCGCAGTCGATCGGTGAGCCGGGCACCCAGCTCACCATGCGCACCTTCCACATCGGCGGTGCGGCGCAGCTCAACGAGCAGTCGTTCGTCGAATCCAACTTCGACGGCAAGATCGTGATCAAGAACAAGGCCATCGCCCGCAACAGCGAAGGCCACTTGATCGCGATGGTGCGCAACATGGTGGTGGCAATCGTCGATGCCGACGGCACCGAGCGTGCAACGCACCGTATCCAGTACGGCTCGCGTCTGCACGTCGACGAGGGCGACATTGTCAAGCGCGGCCAGCGCATCGCCGAGTGGGATCCGTACACCCGTCCGGTTCTCACCGAGGTGGAAGGCACGATCGGCTTCGAGGATCTGGTGGAAGGTCAGTCGATCTCGGAAACGCTCGACGAATCCACCGGCATCGCCAAGCGCGTGGTCATCGACTGGCGCTCGACCCGCGGCGGCTCGGACCTGCGTCCGGCCATCGTGGTCAAGGGCAAGGACGGCAAGGTGCTCAAGCTCGCCCGTGGCGGCGATGCCCGCTACATGCTGTCGGTCGATGCGATCCTCTCGGTCGACATCGGAGCCAAGGTCCAGCCGGGCGACATCCTCGCCCGTATCTCGACCGAAAGCGCCAAGACGCGTGACATCACGGGCGGTCTGCCGCGCGTGGCGGAGCTGTTCGAGGCACGGCGTCCGAAGGACGCGGCGATCATCGCGGAAATCGCGGGCACCATCCGGTTCGGCCGCGACTACAAGAACAAGCGCCGCATCTCGATCGAGCCGATGGACAAGACGGAAGAGGCGCGCGAGTACCTGATCCCGAAGGGCAAGCACATCCACCTTCAGGACGGCGACGTCGTTGAAAAGGGCGACTTCATCGTCGAAGGCAACCCGGCGCCGCACGACATCCTGGCGATCAAGGGCATCGAGGAGCTCGCGGCCTATCTGGTCAACGAGATCCAGGAGGTCTACCGGCTCCAGGGCGTGCTCATCAACGACAAGCACATCGAGGTGATTGTCCGCCAGATGCTCCAGAAGGTGGAGGTCACCGACCAGGGCGACACGGACATGATCTCGGGCGAGCAGGTCGACAAGATCGAGTTCGACGCGCTCAACGAGAAGGCCAAGGAAGAGGGCAAGAAGCCCGCCACGGGTACGCCGGTTCTGCTCGGCATCACCAAGGCGAGCCTCCAGACCCGCTCGTTCTTCTCGGCGGCATCGTTCCAGGAGACCACCCGCGTCCTCACGGAGGCGGCGGTCAACGGCAAGATCGATCCGCTCGAGGGCCTCAAGGAGAACGTCATCGTCGGCCGGCTGATCCCGGCAGGCACCGGCGCCTCCATGGCCAAGATCCGCGAAGTCGCCATGAAGCGCGACAAGCTGATCCTCGACGAGCGCGAGAAGCAGGCTTCGATCGTCTCGCCGGCGCCGGAAGCGGAGCCGGTGGCGCTGCCACCCGCGGAATGATGCTTCATCCGTAAGAATACCGAGGACAATGAAAAGGCCGGCGTTTGCCGGCCTTTTTGCTGCTTTCTTTCCTTGTTGCGGTGCGGGGACCGCGTTTGTTCATCTTTCCTTCAGCCTGAAAAGCGCTTTTGCTAGGGCTACTTAGACCGGAGGTCCCGACACGGGGGGCGGCCGGAGACCACGGAACTCACATGCTTGATCTCGCAATCGTAGGCGGCGGCCCCGGCGGGCTGATGAGCGCCTGGTATCTGAAGCGCAAGCTCGGCGATCTCTGCCGCGTCACCATCTTCGAGGCCTCCGATCGGCTCGGCGGCAAGATCGTCACGCGCAAGTTCGATTCTGCCCCCGCGATGTACGAAGCCGGCGTCGCCGAGATCTACGACTACTCGATGACCGGACCCGACCCGCTACGCGAGCTGATCCAGCATTTCGGGTTGCAGACCATTCCGATGGATGCGGAGCAGGTCCAGCTCGGCGGCGAGCTCCTGAACGACGTGGCCGGCATGCGCCGCAAATACGGCGCCAAGACCGCGGCCGCAATCGAAGCGTTCCGCAAGCGTTGCGCCGAGATGATGTCGCCGATCGAGTATTACGAGGGCGTCGGCGCGCACGACAACGAGAACCCCTGGGCCTACAAGACGGCCGAGCAGGTGCTTGACGAGGAAGTCGAGGACGAAACCGCCAAGCGCTTTTTCAAGGTGATGGCGCGCTCCGACATCGCCACCGAAAGCCACAATACCAACGGGCTCAACGCGCTGAAGAACTACCTGATGGACGTGGACGGCTATATCGGCCTCTATTCCATCCAGAACGGCAACGAGCAGCTCGTCGACTGCCTGCAGTCGGAGGTCAGCGCCGACATCCAGCTCAATCATCGCGTGCTCACCGTCGGCAAGGCGTCGACCGGGCGCTATCAGCTCAAGATGATGAACGGCAAGGGGCCGGAGACGCGCGATTTCGATCTCGTGCTGGTCTGCCTGCCGCATTCATGGCTCGCGACCATGAGCTGGGAAGGCGAGCAGCTCCGCAAGTCGATGGTCAAGCACGTGTCTTACTTCGACCGTCCGGCGCATTATCTGCGCGTCTCGATCCTGTTCGATACCCCGTTCTGGGGGGAGAAGATCCCCGGCGCCTGGTTCATGTCGGAAGCCTTCGGTGGCTGCTGTGTCTACAATGAAGGCGCGCGCCACGACGTCGGCAAGCACGGCGTCTTGAACTGGCTGATTCCCGGTTCGGACGCGCTGGCCTTCGCCAACCTCTCGGACCAGGAGCTGATCGACGCCGCGCTGAAATCGCTGCCGGCATCCCTCGGAGATGCGCGCGCGCATTTCATGGAAGGCAAGATCCATCGCTGGCTGTCGTCGGTGAACGCGCTGCCGGGCGGTCTGCCCGTGCGCGACGTCATGACCAATCATCGGCCCGAGCCGAAGGAACATCCCGGCATCGTGCTGGTCGGCGACTATCTGTTCGACTCGACGCTGAACGGCCTGCTCGACTCCTCGGATGCGGCCACCGACATCATCCTGACCGAGATGATGCGCCTGCGCCGCGCGCGCGCGCAAAGCGGAGAGCGGGTCTCCGACAAGATCGACCGCGGCTATTTCGAGAACTATCGTGGGGTCGGCCCCTATCACGAGGTGTGGCGCCAGTTCACCGATCCTGATTATCTCGCCAGGCTGATCGGCATCGTCTGGGGCGGGGCGAAAGGCTCGAAGCTGCTCGTCGCCGGTTCCGCCAGCGGCGAGCTGGTCGGGGCGTTGCGCGAGCGCGGCATCGATGCCTGGGGCATCGAGAACAACCGCGCCATCCATGCCCGGACGCCGACGGCGCTGAAGAAGTACAACAAGCTCGGCTCGATCGTCGACATGCCGTTCAAGGACGACGCATTCGAATTCGTGTTCGAGACCAGCCTGTGCCACGTCTCCCCCAAGCAGGTCGTGCGCGCGATCCGCGAGCTCAATCGCGTGGTCAAGACCGGGCTCGTGTTCGGCTCGATCACCTCCGACATGGCCCCGGCGCTGATCGATCGCTACGACCTGCTCCGCGGCGTCAAGAAGCTCGGCACCTGGTGGGAATGGTCCGAACTGTTCTTCGGCAACGGCTTCGACCTGTCGATGCACCGTAACGATTGCGCTGATGCGCTCTGGGAGGCGACGCTCGCTGCCAACAAGGGGCCAGGCCAGTGGTACGCCGACGCCGACAGTTTGCGCTATTCCTTCTTCGACAAGGTCGAGGACGAGGACTAGTCCTCGCGAATTCGCCAATTGCTTTGCCGAATTCATCTTGATCGCATAGAATCGATGCAATAGCGGTTCGCCGCTTTTTTCCTGATTTCTCTGCGGTCATGCCGGCCGTCAGCACCGGTTGGTTTCATGGCATCCAGGCCTCTCTCGCCCGACAAACAGAAGCTCGCTGCGGAAGAAGCGGCCGAGCTCGAGGACAAGCTCGCATCCGCCACCAAGCCGGAACTCGAAGACGACGAGGGCGACGAAGACGAGGACGACGAGCTGGGGCTCGACGATGATGATGAGGACGAGGACCTCGTCGTCTTTACCGCGCGCGAGGCCGCCGGCGCGCTCGCGACCATCTGGGGTTTCGTCACCCCGTACCTGACGAACTACAAGCGCATCCTGGCGTTCGTGTCGTTCGGCGTCATCGTCGAGACGCTGTTCAACGTCATCATGCCACTCAGCCTGAAGTTCCTGATCGACGATGCGCTCGGCGAGGAGGACTTCCAGGCGCTCTACAAGATCCTCGGCGTGCTCGCAGCCGCCGGCATTTTCACCTCGATCGTCGCCGTCTGGTACGAGCGCTGGGATGCGCGGCTCGCGGCCTGCGTCATCTCCGACGTCCGCAGGCGGCTGTTCGAGCACGTCCAGGATCTGCCGGCGGCCTATTTCGGCCGCACCAAGCGCGGCGAGATCCTGTCGCGCTTCTCCGTCGACCTTTCGGCATTCGAAGGCGCGGTCAAGACCTTCACCAACAGCGCGGCGCTTCCGTTCCTGGAATTGATCGCCGGCATCATTCTGATGGTGTTCCTGAACTGGCAGCTCGCGGTGGTCGCGCTGCTGGTGTTTCCGATCACGCTGATCGGGCCGCGCATTCTCACCCCGAAGGCGGTGCAGGCGAATTACGAGCAGAAGCTCAACGAATCCGCGCTGCTCGGCATGGTGCAGGAGAACGTGGCGGCGCAGGCCGTGATCAAGGCGTTCAGCCTGCAGCGCAAGATGTTCGGCTTCTTCAGCCTCCGTAACGACGAAACGCGCAACAGGATCGCCTCAGCCGCGTTCCTGTCGACCATGGTGGAGCGGACGGTCACGATCTCGGTGCTGCTCCTGCATCTCGTCGTGCTCGCAATCGGCGCGTATCTCGCGACCAAGGGCCAGATCACAATCGGCACCTTCGTCACATTCGAGAGCGCATTCTGGGAGGTATCGTACAACATCGCCCATGTGATGCACTTCATCCCGGTGTCCATCTCCTCGGCTGCCGCCATCCGCCACATCCAGGAGCTGCTGGACGAGCCGACGCGTGGCGCCGATCGCCCGGGCGCACCCGACCTGCCGCGCATCACCCACGACATCACATTCGACCGCGTCACCTTCCAATACGAAGGCAGCCAGACGCCGGTCGTGGACAATCTCAGCCTCAAGCTCAACGTCGGCAAGAGCATCGCCGTCGTCGGCCCCAGCGGCTCCGGCAAGAGCACGCTGCTCAACCTGATCCTGCGCCTGTACGTGCCGGATGAGGGGCGGGTCACGATCGACGGGGTCGACATCCGCAAGGTCACGCTGGATTCGTTGCGCCGGAGCATGGCGGTCGTGTTCCAGGAGAACATGCTGTTCAACATGTCGATCCGCGAGAACATCCGGCTCGGCAAGGAGGGTGCGACCGACGAGGAGGTGGAGGACGCCGCCAAGAAGGCCGAGATCCACCGCTACATCATGAGCCTGCCGCAGCGATACGACACGCCGGTCGGCGAGCGCGGCGATACGCTCTCGGGCGGTCAGCGCCAGCGCATCGCGATCGCGCGCGCGATCATCCGCAATCCGTCGGTGCTGCTGCTGGACGAGGCGACCTCGGCGTTGGACCAGACCACGGAAGCCGCGATCAACCGCACGCTGCTGAAGGTCGCCAAGGGCCGTACCATGATCTGGTCGACGCACCGGCTGACCTCGGTGGTCGAGATGGACGAGATCATCGTGATCTCAGGGGGCAGGGCGATCGAGCGCGGCTCGCATGCCGAGCTGCTTGCCAGGAACGGGGCCTATCGCAAGCTGTGGAACGACCAGATGCACCAGCCCGATGGCGCCGCGGCTCACGCCGGCTTCGATGACGACGAAGACGACCTCGCCGAGGATGATGAGGACGAGGGCGACGAGGAGTGACCGAGGAAGTTCGGCTCCAGATCGAACGCACCTCCAAGCCGTCGCAGCAGTCCCTGAGCTGACAAGGCGATGATGCGCGCCTCGTGGAGGATGTTGAATTGCCGGCTCGGCGCCTTGTCGAGGAGATGGCCGCCGCGCGCGATTCAGTTCTCGCCGGCAAAGGTCGCACGGCGCAGCACTGATTCCCCAATTCCCGTCCGTAAGAAGCGCTCGAGCTGTACCGGGCCGCTGATTTTTTTCGGCCCGAAAATCGGTTGGATAGCTCCTATGCGGGTCGATCAGCGCCGCCGAAATCCCGGCGCGCCCAAGTATTGCGGCGGCGGTCGAGCCGGAAAGTCCCCCCGCCGATGACGGCGATGTCGGTGTAGCGTATGGCGCTCGTCTCTGCCGAAGGCGGCAGATTGACCATGAAGAGAAAAAAAGCCTTGGCGTTGGTTATAAAAGTATATTTTGCCCGGATATAATTTGTTCTGGGCTGGCGGAACGGGTGCCTCGTTCCCATATCCGGCAGACGCGGCGAGTGCGGCAAAGAGACGATTTCTGCAGGCGTCTGAGGCGCTTTGTAACTGTCGTTTCGCCTTGACTTGACCGATTCTCGCTTATAGAAAGCGCCTCACTTAACGACAGGCGGTGAGCATCGCCAACGTCGGAACGGGCCACCCGTTTGATCCTTTTGGGATCGCAAAGGCGGGCACCAACCTCGACGAATGCCGCTCAAACGCTGTCGATTATAGCTAGGCAATGCCAGGACGATTTTAGTTCTCTTGAGCACGTCCTCTTGAGATCGAACTCGGATGCATGACCTCGGTGTGCGGACCGCAGCTTTTCGCTGATCGGGCTAGATACTGCGGTCCTCTGTGGCGTCGAAGCGCTTTCCGCTCAGCAATGGAGCGGTTGGCGCAATTTCGCTTTGCGCGGAGTATTCCGGGCAGGGCGGCCCCGTCGGGCGGGCAGTCCGGCAGAAGAATTTGCGAATCCGGTAACGGTTCGCGGCAAGACAGCGGTCCCGGAAACGGGCCGCGGCAGAAAAAGGGTGAAGGCCAGGATGCCGACGATCAACCAACTGATCGCACAACCGCGTGAAGTGCAGAAGTCGCGCAAGAAGGTGCCGGCGCTGCAGCAGTCGCCGCAGAAGCGTGGGGTTTGCACGCGCGTCTACACCACGACCCCGAAGAAGCCGAACTCGGCGCTTCGTAAGGTCGCCAAGGTGCGCCTGACCAACGGCTTCGAGGTGATCGGCTACATCCCCGGTGAGGGCCATAACCTCCAGGAGCACTCGGTGGTCATGATCCGCGGCGGCCGCGTCAAGGACTTGCCCGGTGTGCGCTACCACATCCTCCGCGGCGTTCTGGATACCCAGGGCGTCAAGAACCGTAAGCAGCGTCGTTCGAAGTACGGCGCCAAGCGTCCGAAGTAAGCGGGAACCACGTCCATGTCTCGTCGCCACTCAGCGGAAAAGCGCGAAGTTCTGCCCGATCCGAAGTTCGGGAACATCGTGATTACGAAGTTCATGAACTCGGTGATGTATGCCGGCAAGAAGTCGGTCGCCGAAGGCATCGTCTACGGTGCACTCGGCATCATCGAAACCAAGACCAAGCAGAACCCGCTCGGCGTGTTCGAGCAGGCGCTCGAGAATGTGATGCCCACGATCGAAGTGCGTTCCCGCCGCGTCGGCGGCGCGACCTACCAGGTTCCGGTTGAGGTTCGCTCAACCCGCCGGCAGGCGCTGGGCATCCGCTGGCTGATCGCGGCTGCGCGCGAGCGCAATGAGAAGACGATGACCGAGCGGCTCTCGGCGGAGCTCTTGGACGCATCGAATAACCGGGGGAACGCCGTCAAGAAGCGTGAAGACGTGCACCGGATGGCGGAAGCCAACCGTGCCTTCTCGCACTATCGCTGGTAACGGCGAAACAATCGGACTCGCAAGGAACACCCCATGCCCCGCCAACATGCCATCGAAGACTATCGTAACTTCGGTATCATGGCGCATATCGACGCCGGCAAGACCACGACGACCGAGCGTATCCTCTACTACACCGGCAAGAGCCACAAGATCGGCGAAGTGCACGAGGGTGCCGCGACGATGGACTGGATGGAGCAGGAGCAGGAGCGTGGCATCACGATCACCTCGGCTGCGACCACCGCCTTCTGGGCCGGCAAGCGCCTGAACATCATCGACACCCCCGGCCACGTCGACTTCACCATCGAGGTCGAGCGTTCGCTGCGCGTGCTCGACGGCGCCGTGTGCGTGCTCGACTCCAACCAGGGCGTCGAGCCGCAGACCGAGACCGTCTGGCGCCAGGGTGACAAGTACAAGGTTCCGCGCATCGTCTTCGCCAACAAGATGGACAAGATCGGTGCGGACTTCTTCAAATGTCTGTCCGACATCGTCGATCGCCTCGGTGCCAAGCCCGTCGCGATCCAGCTTCCGATCGGCGCCGAGAACAACTTCAAGGGTCTCGTCGACCTCGTGAAGATGAAGGGCGTCGTCTGGAACGATGAAGCGCTCGGCGCGAAGTTCGACTACGTCGACATTCCGGAAGATCTCGTCGACCAGGCCAAGGAATACCGCGAGAAGATGGTGGAAGCCGCCGTCGAGCTCGACGACGACGCCATGGCCGCCTACCTCGACGGCAAGGAGCCGGACGAGGCGACGCTGAAGAGGCTGATCCGCAAGGCGGTGCTGACCGGGGCGTTCTATCCCGTGCTGTGTGGCTCGGCCTTCAAGAACAAGGGCGTGCAGCCGCTGCTCGACGCCGTCGTCGACTATCTGCCGTCGCCGCTCGACGTGCCCGCGATCAAGGGCACCGACGACAAGGGCAACGAAGTCGTGCGCAAGGCGGACGACAAGGAGCCCCTGGCGCTGCTCGCGTTCAAGATCATGGACGACCCGTTCGTCGGCACCATCACCTTCTGCCGCATCTATTCGGGCATTCTGGCGTCGGGCACCGGCGTCGTGAACTCGACCCGCGAGAAGAAGGAGCGGATCGGGCGCATGCTGTTGATGCATGCGAACAACCGCGAGGACATCAAGGAAGCCTACGCCGGCGACATCGTCGCGCTGGCCGGCCTGAAGGAAGCGCGCACCGGTGACACGCTGTGCGATCCCGACAAGCAGGTGATCCTGGAGAAGATGGAATTCCCCGAGCCGGTCATCGAGATCGCGATCGAGCCGAAGTCGAAGGCCGACCAGGAGAAGCTGGGCGTGGCGCTGGCCAAGCTCGCCGCGGAGGATCCGTCCTTCCGCGTGTCGACCGACCACGAGTCCGGTCAGACCATCCTGAAGGGCATGGGCGAACTCCATCTCGACATCAAGGTCGACATCCTCAAGCGCACCTACAAGGTCGACGCCAACATCGGCGCGCCGCAGGTGGCCTTCCGTGAGCGCGTCACCAAGCGCGTGGAGCACAGCTACACCCACAAGAAGCAGACCGGCGGTACCGGCCAGTTCGCGGCGGTGTCGTTCATCGTCGAGCCGAACGAGCCCGGCAAGGGCTACGAGTTCGAATCGAAGATCGTCGGCGGTGCGGTGCCGAAGGAATACATCCCCGGCGTCGAGAAGGGCCTGGAGAGCGTGCTGTCGTCCGGCGTGGTCGCGGGCTTCCCCGTGGTCGACGTCAAGGTGCAGCTCGTCGACGGCAAGTACCACGACGTCGACTCGTCGGCGCTCGCCTTCGAAATCGCCTCGCGCGCCTGCTTCCGCGAAGCGCTGCAGATGGGCAAGTCCGTCCTGCTCGAGCCGATCATGAAGGTCGAGGTGGTGACGCCGGAAGACTACACCGGTTCGGTCATCGGCGACCTGAATTCCCGGCGCGGTCAGATCCAGGGTCAGGACATGCGCGGCAACGCCAACGTCATCAACGCGATGGTGCCGCTCATGAACATGTTCGGTTACGTGAATAACCTGCGCTCGATGAGCCAGGGTCGCGCGACCTTCACCATGCAGTTCGACCACTACGCAGAAGCGCCGGCGAACGTGTCGGCAGAAGTCCAGAAGAAGTTTGCCTGATTGTCGTCGGTCTCAAGCTGACGATTGAACGGAGAGTCAAATGGCCAAAGCAAAGTTTG is from Bradyrhizobium sp. ISRA430 and encodes:
- the rpsG gene encoding 30S ribosomal protein S7, whose translation is MSRRHSAEKREVLPDPKFGNIVITKFMNSVMYAGKKSVAEGIVYGALGIIETKTKQNPLGVFEQALENVMPTIEVRSRRVGGATYQVPVEVRSTRRQALGIRWLIAAARERNEKTMTERLSAELLDASNNRGNAVKKREDVHRMAEANRAFSHYRW
- the rpsL gene encoding 30S ribosomal protein S12, with translation MPTINQLIAQPREVQKSRKKVPALQQSPQKRGVCTRVYTTTPKKPNSALRKVAKVRLTNGFEVIGYIPGEGHNLQEHSVVMIRGGRVKDLPGVRYHILRGVLDTQGVKNRKQRRSKYGAKRPK
- the rpoC gene encoding DNA-directed RNA polymerase subunit beta'; translation: MNQEIMNLFNPTTPAQVFDQIRISIASPEKILSWSYGEIKKPETINYRTFKPERDGLFCARIFGPIKDYECLCGKYKRMKYKGIICEKCSVEVTLSRVRRERMGHIELAAPVAHIWFLKSLPSRIGLLLDMTLKDLERILYFEYYVVLEPGLTALKDRQLLSEDEYLKAQDEYGQDSFTAMIGAEAIRELLKGMDLEKLEASLRVEMQETDSDIKHKKLAKRLKIVEAFRHSGNKPEWMIMTVIPVIPPDLRPLVPLDGGRFATSDLNDLYRRVINRNNRLKRLMELRAPDIIIRNEKRMLQEAVDALFDNGRRGRVITGANKRPLKSLADMLKGKQGRFRQNLLGKRVDYSGRSVIVVGPELRLHQCGLPKKMALELFKPFIYSRLDAKGLSTTVKQAKKLVEKERPEVWDILDEVIREHPVLLNRAPTLHRLGIQAFEPVLIEGKAIQLHPLVCAAFNADFDGDQMAVHVPLSLEAQLEARVLMMSTNNILHPANGQPIIVPSQDIVLGLYYLSILREGMPGEGKVFGEMSELEHALHSKVIHLHTKIKYRWEGIGEDGKPARRWIETTPGRIMLGNVLPKHPKISYDIINKLMTKREISGVIDQVYRHCGQKETVIFCDRIMALGFYNAFKAGISFGKDDMVVPHGKWKIVDTTRTLAKDFEQQYNDGLITHGEKYNKVVDAWSKATEEIAKAMMKEISATKKTSSGADADINSIYMMAHSGARGSPAQMRQLAGMRGLMAKPSGEIIETPIISNFKEGLSVLEYFNSTHGARKGLADTALKTANSGYLTRRLVDVAQDCIITQDDCGTKLGIKMRAIVDAGTVVASLGSRILGRVACDDVRDSTGKVIVKRGTLMEESHVDAIHQGGVQEVKIRSALTCELVNGICGKCYGRDLARGTPVNHGEAVGVIAAQSIGEPGTQLTMRTFHIGGAAQLNEQSFVESNFDGKIVIKNKAIARNSEGHLIAMVRNMVVAIVDADGTERATHRIQYGSRLHVDEGDIVKRGQRIAEWDPYTRPVLTEVEGTIGFEDLVEGQSISETLDESTGIAKRVVIDWRSTRGGSDLRPAIVVKGKDGKVLKLARGGDARYMLSVDAILSVDIGAKVQPGDILARISTESAKTRDITGGLPRVAELFEARRPKDAAIIAEIAGTIRFGRDYKNKRRISIEPMDKTEEAREYLIPKGKHIHLQDGDVVEKGDFIVEGNPAPHDILAIKGIEELAAYLVNEIQEVYRLQGVLINDKHIEVIVRQMLQKVEVTDQGDTDMISGEQVDKIEFDALNEKAKEEGKKPATGTPVLLGITKASLQTRSFFSAASFQETTRVLTEAAVNGKIDPLEGLKENVIVGRLIPAGTGASMAKIREVAMKRDKLILDEREKQASIVSPAPEAEPVALPPAE
- a CDS encoding ABC transporter ATP-binding protein, whose translation is MASRPLSPDKQKLAAEEAAELEDKLASATKPELEDDEGDEDEDDELGLDDDDEDEDLVVFTAREAAGALATIWGFVTPYLTNYKRILAFVSFGVIVETLFNVIMPLSLKFLIDDALGEEDFQALYKILGVLAAAGIFTSIVAVWYERWDARLAACVISDVRRRLFEHVQDLPAAYFGRTKRGEILSRFSVDLSAFEGAVKTFTNSAALPFLELIAGIILMVFLNWQLAVVALLVFPITLIGPRILTPKAVQANYEQKLNESALLGMVQENVAAQAVIKAFSLQRKMFGFFSLRNDETRNRIASAAFLSTMVERTVTISVLLLHLVVLAIGAYLATKGQITIGTFVTFESAFWEVSYNIAHVMHFIPVSISSAAAIRHIQELLDEPTRGADRPGAPDLPRITHDITFDRVTFQYEGSQTPVVDNLSLKLNVGKSIAVVGPSGSGKSTLLNLILRLYVPDEGRVTIDGVDIRKVTLDSLRRSMAVVFQENMLFNMSIRENIRLGKEGATDEEVEDAAKKAEIHRYIMSLPQRYDTPVGERGDTLSGGQRQRIAIARAIIRNPSVLLLDEATSALDQTTEAAINRTLLKVAKGRTMIWSTHRLTSVVEMDEIIVISGGRAIERGSHAELLARNGAYRKLWNDQMHQPDGAAAHAGFDDDEDDLAEDDEDEGDEE
- a CDS encoding FAD-dependent oxidoreductase, producing the protein MLDLAIVGGGPGGLMSAWYLKRKLGDLCRVTIFEASDRLGGKIVTRKFDSAPAMYEAGVAEIYDYSMTGPDPLRELIQHFGLQTIPMDAEQVQLGGELLNDVAGMRRKYGAKTAAAIEAFRKRCAEMMSPIEYYEGVGAHDNENPWAYKTAEQVLDEEVEDETAKRFFKVMARSDIATESHNTNGLNALKNYLMDVDGYIGLYSIQNGNEQLVDCLQSEVSADIQLNHRVLTVGKASTGRYQLKMMNGKGPETRDFDLVLVCLPHSWLATMSWEGEQLRKSMVKHVSYFDRPAHYLRVSILFDTPFWGEKIPGAWFMSEAFGGCCVYNEGARHDVGKHGVLNWLIPGSDALAFANLSDQELIDAALKSLPASLGDARAHFMEGKIHRWLSSVNALPGGLPVRDVMTNHRPEPKEHPGIVLVGDYLFDSTLNGLLDSSDAATDIILTEMMRLRRARAQSGERVSDKIDRGYFENYRGVGPYHEVWRQFTDPDYLARLIGIVWGGAKGSKLLVAGSASGELVGALRERGIDAWGIENNRAIHARTPTALKKYNKLGSIVDMPFKDDAFEFVFETSLCHVSPKQVVRAIRELNRVVKTGLVFGSITSDMAPALIDRYDLLRGVKKLGTWWEWSELFFGNGFDLSMHRNDCADALWEATLAANKGPGQWYADADSLRYSFFDKVEDED